One segment of Acidovorax sp. DW039 DNA contains the following:
- a CDS encoding DUF3325 domain-containing protein, which translates to MSTFLFCLTAWLAMALGMDKHHEDAMAREASPALLRRWRQVAWLILLASLWLAAQARPDRPPSLGITLWAVALSAAALGATAAMTWMPKRTVQLGAGALALAVLTCLLGW; encoded by the coding sequence ATGTCGACCTTTCTTTTCTGTCTGACGGCCTGGCTGGCCATGGCCCTGGGTATGGACAAACACCATGAAGACGCCATGGCCCGCGAAGCCAGCCCTGCCTTGCTGCGGCGCTGGCGGCAAGTGGCGTGGCTCATCCTGCTGGCATCGCTGTGGCTGGCGGCGCAGGCGCGGCCTGACCGCCCCCCATCGCTGGGCATCACGCTGTGGGCCGTAGCCCTGTCTGCCGCCGCGTTGGGGGCCACTGCCGCCATGACGTGGATGCCAAAGCGCACCGTGCAGCTGGGCGCCGGGGCGCTGGCGCTGGCCGTGCTGACCTGCTTGCTCGGCTGGTGA
- a CDS encoding TonB-dependent siderophore receptor has protein sequence MSVPCNPLRHGALTPLACAVLALTCSQALAQGTPAATESAPALGEVTIHATPQETYAPTASSTATKGSAPLRDVPQAVNVVPAQVLRDQGARTMEDALRNVPGVAMSHGDGQRDQVVIRGFTAIADQFVDGVRDDALYFRDLADIERIEVLKGPAAVLYGRGSSGGLINRVTKKPVFGDTTGEASIGLGSFQYRRATADVNVGISDTAAFRINAAVEDSGSYRDQQFVKRHNFAPSLALKLSAQTDLLLQYTNARDKRLTDFGIPAINGRPVNVPVGTYYGSSNAAQDDTTTSTMQSFTATLNHRFNDDWSVRNVTRAYDYTLDRYNTLPGGTTDPVNLTVGRTRSFILRDESGFFNQTDVTWRNQLGGLQQEWLMGMELGQQKKRAESVSGGADRVSILNPSGAAPVIPAASYAADSAIPSHTTQDTAALYWQNQITLAPQWKALVGARYDVFGQETRFDRKLSTLSRTDKKFSPRAGLVWQPSDTVSYYVSYSKSFQPSAETFALAANITAAEPEITQNKEIGVKLDLLDKQLSVTAALFNLERTNIKNTDPTNPARQINVGTQRTNGFELTASGRLPGRWDVSAGYAYLDGRMTKSLATTTSAQLPTVAVPAAGKVPALTPRNSAFVWAMKDLGQGLRLGGGVSYVGERFTSLTNLVTLPAYTTLDAALQYTVGRWELDVNVKNLADRKYYVSAHGSNDNLILPGSPRAVQVTLRTQF, from the coding sequence ATGTCTGTTCCCTGCAATCCGCTTCGTCATGGCGCCCTCACCCCGCTGGCTTGTGCCGTGCTGGCGCTGACCTGCAGCCAAGCCCTGGCACAAGGCACCCCGGCAGCCACCGAATCTGCGCCTGCTCTGGGCGAAGTCACCATCCATGCCACGCCGCAGGAAACCTATGCGCCCACAGCCAGCTCGACCGCCACCAAAGGCAGCGCGCCTTTGCGTGATGTGCCCCAGGCGGTGAACGTGGTGCCCGCCCAGGTGCTGCGCGACCAGGGCGCGCGGACCATGGAAGATGCGCTGCGCAACGTGCCAGGCGTGGCCATGAGCCATGGCGACGGGCAACGCGACCAGGTGGTGATCCGCGGCTTCACCGCCATCGCCGACCAGTTTGTGGACGGCGTGCGCGACGATGCGCTGTACTTCCGCGACCTGGCAGACATTGAACGCATCGAGGTGCTCAAAGGCCCGGCCGCCGTGCTGTACGGGCGCGGGTCTTCGGGCGGGCTGATCAACCGCGTGACCAAAAAGCCGGTGTTTGGCGACACCACGGGCGAGGCCTCCATCGGCCTGGGCAGTTTCCAGTACCGCCGCGCCACGGCTGACGTGAATGTGGGCATCAGCGACACGGCGGCCTTCCGCATCAATGCCGCCGTGGAGGACTCTGGCAGCTACCGCGACCAGCAGTTTGTGAAGCGCCACAACTTCGCACCGTCCCTGGCGCTCAAGCTGTCTGCGCAGACGGACCTGCTGCTGCAATACACCAACGCCCGCGACAAGCGCCTGACGGACTTCGGCATCCCCGCCATCAACGGCCGGCCCGTGAACGTGCCCGTGGGCACGTATTACGGCTCCAGCAATGCAGCGCAGGACGACACCACCACGAGCACTATGCAGTCGTTCACAGCCACCCTCAACCACCGCTTCAACGATGACTGGTCGGTGCGCAACGTCACCCGCGCCTACGACTACACGCTGGACCGCTACAACACCCTGCCCGGCGGCACCACCGATCCGGTGAACCTGACCGTGGGGCGCACCCGCTCGTTCATCCTGCGCGATGAAAGCGGCTTCTTCAACCAGACCGATGTGACCTGGCGCAACCAGCTCGGCGGCCTGCAGCAGGAATGGCTGATGGGCATGGAACTGGGCCAGCAGAAGAAGCGGGCCGAATCCGTGTCGGGCGGGGCAGATCGTGTGTCCATCCTCAACCCCTCTGGTGCGGCACCGGTGATTCCAGCCGCCAGCTATGCGGCCGACAGCGCCATTCCAAGCCACACCACGCAAGACACCGCAGCCCTCTACTGGCAAAACCAGATCACACTGGCCCCCCAGTGGAAAGCCCTGGTGGGCGCACGCTACGACGTGTTCGGGCAGGAGACACGCTTTGACCGCAAGCTCTCCACCCTCTCGCGCACCGACAAGAAATTCAGCCCCCGCGCCGGACTGGTCTGGCAGCCCAGCGACACTGTGTCGTACTACGTGTCGTACAGCAAATCGTTCCAGCCGTCGGCAGAGACGTTTGCCCTGGCCGCCAACATCACGGCGGCCGAGCCCGAGATCACCCAGAACAAAGAGATTGGAGTGAAGCTGGACCTGCTGGACAAGCAGCTGAGCGTGACCGCCGCTCTCTTCAACCTCGAGCGCACCAACATCAAGAACACCGACCCCACAAACCCTGCACGCCAGATCAACGTGGGCACCCAGCGCACCAACGGCTTTGAACTGACGGCCAGCGGCCGCCTGCCAGGCCGCTGGGACGTGAGCGCAGGCTATGCCTACCTGGACGGCCGCATGACCAAATCGTTGGCGACCACCACCTCGGCCCAGTTGCCGACAGTGGCCGTTCCTGCGGCAGGCAAGGTACCGGCACTGACGCCCCGCAACTCCGCCTTTGTATGGGCCATGAAGGACCTGGGCCAAGGCCTGCGCCTGGGCGGCGGTGTCAGCTATGTGGGCGAGCGCTTTACCTCCCTTACCAACCTCGTCACCCTGCCCGCCTACACCACGCTGGACGCCGCCCTGCAATACACCGTGGGCCGCTGGGAACTGGATGTGAACGTGAAGAACCTGGCCGATCGCAAGTACTACGTGTCTGCGCACGGCAGCAACGACAACCTCATCCTGCCGGGCTCGCCCCGCGCCGTGCAGGTGACTTTGCGTACGCAGTTCTGA
- a CDS encoding PepSY-associated TM helix domain-containing protein, producing the protein MSWLHTWAGLVLGWLLFAIFLTGTLSFFKSEFNLWMQPEMHGLPAADAHTAEKALAALHKKVPGVTQWIMRLPDERDPAVTVLWRDSGNGRFETLHMNPQTGEVIEGRRTMGGEFFYRFHFELRTAQKGRWALEGRWVVGVATLLMFIALLTGVVTHRRIFKDFFTFRPGKGGQRAWLDAHNVTGVLVLPFYLMITFSGLMIFHTLYLPSGIATAYAGPDGKVDSAAYFAEMQGDKPERSARRARGMQQPPLPVVPLATMMETARQKWQDGRIGSIQARRDAQGQVVVEVTRHDGDRLQYRPPRMVFDGVTAQPMDYIDPAGAAIQTYGVLYGLHMARFAGPGMRWALLGFGLLGSLMIASGLVLWSVKRSSQAQRKGASAPTRMPVGERLVAGLNIGTLAGLPLACAVYLASNRLLPLGLEGRADAELACFFTTWGLAVVWGLLVPRRKGWTVVLALAALAWAALPVLNAITTHTHLGITLPAGEWAWAGMDLAFAGTGALLGAVAWHLHRRKPAMASQGKAGAMQARTTEATAGV; encoded by the coding sequence ATGTCCTGGCTGCACACCTGGGCGGGGCTGGTGCTGGGATGGCTGCTGTTCGCCATCTTCCTGACGGGCACGCTGTCGTTCTTCAAAAGCGAGTTCAACCTGTGGATGCAGCCTGAGATGCACGGCCTGCCCGCAGCCGACGCGCACACCGCAGAAAAGGCCCTGGCCGCCCTGCACAAGAAAGTGCCAGGGGTGACGCAATGGATCATGCGCCTGCCCGATGAGCGGGACCCAGCTGTCACCGTACTGTGGCGCGATAGTGGCAATGGCCGCTTTGAAACCCTGCACATGAACCCGCAGACCGGCGAGGTGATCGAGGGCCGCCGGACCATGGGTGGCGAGTTCTTCTATCGCTTCCACTTTGAGCTGCGCACCGCACAGAAAGGCCGCTGGGCGCTGGAGGGCCGCTGGGTGGTCGGCGTGGCTACTCTGCTGATGTTCATTGCCCTGCTGACGGGCGTGGTCACGCACCGCCGCATCTTCAAGGACTTCTTCACCTTCCGCCCCGGCAAGGGGGGTCAGCGCGCCTGGCTGGACGCACACAACGTAACCGGCGTGCTGGTGCTGCCCTTCTACCTGATGATCACCTTCAGCGGGCTGATGATCTTCCACACGCTGTACCTGCCCAGTGGCATTGCCACCGCCTATGCCGGGCCGGATGGCAAGGTGGACTCTGCCGCCTACTTTGCCGAGATGCAGGGCGACAAGCCCGAGCGCAGTGCGCGCCGCGCGCGCGGCATGCAGCAGCCACCGCTGCCCGTGGTGCCCCTGGCCACCATGATGGAGACCGCACGGCAAAAGTGGCAGGACGGACGCATCGGATCCATCCAGGCCCGGCGTGACGCGCAGGGGCAGGTGGTGGTTGAAGTGACACGCCACGACGGCGACCGGCTGCAGTACCGCCCCCCCCGCATGGTGTTTGATGGCGTGACGGCACAACCCATGGACTACATCGACCCCGCAGGTGCGGCCATTCAGACCTATGGTGTGCTGTACGGCCTGCACATGGCCCGCTTTGCCGGGCCTGGCATGCGCTGGGCCTTGTTGGGCTTTGGGCTGCTGGGCAGCCTGATGATCGCCTCGGGCCTGGTGCTCTGGTCCGTCAAGCGTAGCAGCCAGGCGCAGCGCAAGGGCGCAAGCGCCCCCACCCGCATGCCCGTGGGCGAGCGGCTGGTGGCCGGGCTCAACATTGGCACCCTGGCAGGCCTGCCCCTGGCGTGCGCGGTGTACCTTGCCTCCAACCGGCTGCTGCCGCTGGGGCTGGAAGGCCGGGCCGACGCCGAGCTGGCATGCTTCTTCACCACCTGGGGGCTGGCAGTGGTCTGGGGCCTTCTGGTTCCAAGGCGAAAGGGCTGGACCGTGGTGCTGGCGCTGGCCGCCCTGGCCTGGGCCGCTTTGCCGGTTCTCAATGCCATCACCACGCACACCCATCTGGGCATCACCCTGCCTGCCGGTGAATGGGCGTGGGCAGGCATGGACCTGGCCTTTGCTGGCACCGGCGCATTGTTGGGCGCGGTGGCGTGGCACCTGCACCGCCGCAAGCCTGCGATGGCATCGCAAGGCAAGGCCGGTGCCATGCAGGCCCGCACCACCGAAGCCACTGCGGGGGTCTGA